Proteins encoded in a region of the Shewanella polaris genome:
- a CDS encoding YjiH family protein, which produces MKTILTFIIPSLIGLLLFMTPINIEGSITIPIAIISKALQSQMGSSIQLIVTCIVVLMAFASLFTQIINPKFVRKNTFLRTLLKVNLFWLVVRILGAIFIVMVYLQVGPDAIISSSTGGLVLNDLVPVLFSVFIFAGMLLPLLLNFGLLEFFGTLLTKVMRPIFNLPGRSAIDCMASWLGDGSVGILMTTKQYETRFYTAREAAVIGTTFSAVSITFSLVVISQVKLEHLFAPFYLTVCLAGFVAAIIVPKLPPLSWKKDLYIDNTPRHEDDETIPANHGVFSWGFDQAMQRASSAGGIKHVLTEGIKNVVDMIFGVIPVVMAIGTVALILAEHTPIFNYLGMPFIPFLELLHIPEATEASKTIVVGFADMFIPSILASSIESDLTRFVIAALSVTQLIYMSEVGALLIGSKIPVNFFELFVIFILRTLVTLPIIALMGHLLV; this is translated from the coding sequence ATCAAAACAATCCTCACCTTTATTATTCCATCACTGATTGGTTTATTATTGTTTATGACCCCAATTAACATCGAAGGGTCTATTACCATTCCAATCGCTATCATCTCAAAAGCATTGCAAAGCCAAATGGGCAGTTCGATTCAGCTTATTGTTACCTGTATTGTTGTATTAATGGCATTCGCCTCACTGTTTACTCAGATCATTAATCCTAAATTTGTGCGTAAAAACACTTTTTTACGCACTTTACTGAAAGTAAATTTATTCTGGTTAGTCGTGCGGATACTGGGGGCAATCTTTATTGTCATGGTTTACTTGCAAGTGGGACCTGATGCGATTATTTCATCGTCAACTGGCGGCCTAGTACTCAATGATTTAGTCCCAGTGTTGTTCTCGGTATTTATTTTTGCCGGTATGTTATTACCCTTATTACTTAATTTTGGCTTATTAGAGTTTTTTGGTACGTTATTAACTAAAGTGATGCGGCCAATATTTAATTTACCAGGGCGAAGTGCCATTGACTGTATGGCGTCTTGGTTAGGTGATGGCAGCGTGGGCATTTTAATGACCACCAAACAATACGAAACCCGTTTCTATACTGCCCGTGAAGCTGCTGTCATAGGTACTACGTTCTCTGCGGTGTCAATAACGTTCAGTCTAGTGGTGATATCACAAGTCAAACTAGAACATCTTTTTGCGCCATTTTATCTCACCGTATGTCTAGCAGGCTTTGTTGCCGCAATCATAGTTCCTAAACTACCTCCGCTATCATGGAAGAAAGATCTTTACATCGATAACACTCCTCGCCACGAAGATGACGAAACGATCCCAGCTAATCATGGGGTGTTTTCATGGGGATTTGATCAAGCAATGCAACGAGCATCCTCTGCTGGTGGAATTAAACATGTTCTGACTGAAGGGATTAAAAACGTTGTCGATATGATATTTGGTGTTATCCCCGTGGTTATGGCTATTGGCACAGTAGCTTTGATATTAGCGGAACACACACCAATTTTTAATTACTTAGGTATGCCATTTATTCCATTTTTAGAATTACTCCATATTCCAGAAGCTACCGAAGCCTCAAAAACGATTGTTGTTGGCTTTGCGGATATGTTTATTCCATCCATTTTAGCCAGTTCGATAGAGTCTGACTTAACACGCTTTGTGATTGCTGCTTTATCTGTTACTCAGCTTATTTATATGAGTGAAGTGGGTGCACTTTTAATTGGCAGTAAAATCCCTGTTAACTTTTTTGAACTATTCGTCATCTTTATTCTACGAACGTTAGTAACCTTGCCTATTATTGCGTTAATGGGCCACTTGCTGGTTTAA
- a CDS encoding PilZ domain-containing protein — protein MDDRRKFSRILFAASAYLTQAEKTWQTKILDLSLNGALVERPADYNEQPDSMLTLKFMLADSAIELTMETEIVHKTPEHLGLKCTHIDVDSITHLRRIIELNMGDAQLLNRELTFLIAP, from the coding sequence ATGGACGATAGGCGTAAGTTTTCTCGTATTTTATTTGCAGCCAGTGCTTACCTCACGCAAGCAGAGAAAACATGGCAAACAAAAATTTTAGATTTAAGTCTCAATGGCGCCTTAGTAGAAAGACCTGCAGATTACAATGAGCAGCCAGATAGCATGTTAACGCTAAAATTTATGCTAGCAGACTCCGCTATTGAATTAACAATGGAAACTGAAATTGTGCATAAAACGCCTGAACATCTTGGCTTAAAATGTACACATATTGATGTTGACAGTATCACCCACCTTCGAAGAATAATTGAATTAAATATGGGTGATGCCCAGCTATTAAACCGTGAACTTACGTTTTTAATCGCTCCGTAG
- the radA gene encoding DNA repair protein RadA: MAKAPKMTFVCDDCGQDYPRWQGQCRCGAWNSLVEMRLSASKSSTSRSSVLGYAGAVGGGSKKLSEVESVEAEKRLTEIGELDRVLSGGLTTGSVNIISGDPGAGKTTLLSDLVARMSQSMASLYCTAEESLSQFKNRVNRLKLNYNEDNLFLLSETSVEAIIEELEAKQIKFAVIDSIQAVVTDSANGSPGSPSQVKTAAQAFTQYCKKNNVTMFIIAHVNKNNEIAGPQTLVHIVDSLLHIDTNDGQIRTLRANKNRFGDVDTVGIFRMSERGMLSVDNPSEIFLSGSTTESPGSTITCIRKGNRNLLLEIQCLTTETESEFPQRVCVGLNMNRIKMLTGILRKHTKTKIYHDTFFNIVGGLKIDESETCIDLALVTALLSSLNDFVVPRTTCIMGELSLNGDVRPIDSGVPRVKEAAQHGFTEIFIPFRNYHKTMEGLGAKITPVKTIHELLELIH; the protein is encoded by the coding sequence ATGGCAAAAGCTCCAAAAATGACATTTGTTTGTGACGATTGTGGTCAAGATTATCCGCGTTGGCAGGGGCAATGTCGTTGTGGTGCGTGGAACTCTTTAGTTGAAATGAGGTTGTCGGCATCAAAGAGTTCAACCTCGCGTTCATCGGTATTGGGCTACGCAGGTGCTGTTGGTGGCGGTTCCAAAAAGCTGAGTGAAGTTGAATCTGTGGAGGCTGAAAAAAGACTCACTGAAATTGGTGAGTTAGACAGGGTATTAAGCGGTGGATTAACAACTGGTTCTGTTAATATTATTTCAGGTGATCCTGGTGCAGGTAAAACAACGTTGTTATCCGATTTAGTTGCTCGAATGTCGCAATCAATGGCGTCGTTGTACTGTACTGCAGAAGAGTCATTATCCCAATTTAAGAATCGCGTTAATCGTTTAAAGCTTAATTATAACGAAGATAACTTGTTTCTGTTGTCTGAAACCAGCGTAGAAGCGATTATTGAGGAATTAGAAGCTAAGCAAATTAAATTTGCCGTAATCGATTCTATTCAAGCAGTCGTTACAGATTCTGCAAATGGGAGTCCAGGGTCGCCGTCGCAAGTTAAAACCGCTGCACAAGCGTTTACGCAATACTGTAAAAAAAATAACGTGACTATGTTTATTATTGCTCATGTGAATAAAAATAATGAAATCGCTGGACCGCAAACCTTAGTCCATATTGTGGATTCCTTGCTACATATTGACACTAATGATGGCCAAATTCGTACCTTACGAGCCAATAAAAACCGTTTTGGTGATGTCGATACCGTGGGTATTTTTCGTATGAGTGAGCGTGGAATGCTCAGTGTTGATAACCCTAGCGAAATATTTTTATCGGGCTCCACCACAGAATCACCTGGTTCGACAATTACCTGTATTCGTAAAGGTAATCGTAATTTGTTGTTAGAAATACAATGTTTAACGACTGAAACTGAGTCTGAATTTCCGCAGCGTGTATGCGTCGGTCTTAACATGAACCGAATTAAGATGTTAACGGGGATTTTACGTAAACATACTAAAACCAAGATATATCATGATACTTTTTTCAACATTGTCGGCGGATTGAAAATTGATGAATCAGAAACCTGTATTGATTTAGCGCTTGTTACGGCATTATTGAGCAGCTTAAATGACTTTGTGGTGCCTAGAACCACTTGTATTATGGGTGAGTTGAGTTTGAACGGCGATGTACGTCCAATTGACAGTGGTGTTCCAAGGGTAAAAGAAGCTGCACAGCACGGGTTTACGGAGATTTTTATTCCATTTCGGAATTACCATAAAACCATGGAAGGGTTAGGCGCCAAAATCACTCCGGTAAAAACTATTCATGAGCTACTTGAGCTCATTCATTAA
- a CDS encoding PilZ domain-containing protein encodes MSLENHSALIEQLKSLIMEPDFQDIFEQLTADESNSTRFLLKMELNRISSLCTRLIDLRDKTELPCEEIVIANQKHFLDAPAKESLLQILPLYRNNYTLGVYEHVIKLHKRRRLRLREKVSDEDTNQENQFLVPGVVLGSYFNRSEERMNYSIRIMVSQQGLAEDNGVTLDLSVGGARIKLPLKHGFDQDKPLRVKLLELSDEYYLDDLQQGVDYQIVDIQNKDDSAIFRLKRLGGGGALDSLLSQLIRGHKFRYKVDVNDVIVTATGLGYERHYLPLLTHLPLFVSSVDNKPQITYELLSRSNQSIQHYFQDENEISQLPSLLNTSRLTQLINQAENNDHSYLFSFTYHANGKLHFYSATLAELKSTKNIHLFFGFASKKASWRVFKVITQVIDHSKSYKTSTLPGDDARYAALTEQQLAQFSHTLQLIDLTNEEARKDYQCWFEQSDVNALKVFAQTKIKQQNIKKVSMPFSERRHEARFSFKTLITIQQGDKQTSGITHDISSRGLQIMLEKTTNFDEPGAITLSFPRLQAAANTTNLSNLPYQLIRSRMNGLILHVSAIIGHSPHEGVTFLNKLIAHNKQKLEQLSDNEGQKKELADGMKNLLMRQLPGVPYFIEKTAKTAKMAYIGIGTTSDEISHLFAQDSDKLLQYNLMPLLKNNVLKQQIVDPLKLMKPTQDMTFFEVFIQLTRHPRGAVQIQCKLKSELINREQQIEFITQSKKAGRFMALRVYVGATDKPDMSYIRRELEYIHIHANHRAKQLEEQLWKVIGSGELLDITAEVEFRFPSVMTLT; translated from the coding sequence ATGAGCTTAGAAAACCACAGTGCATTAATTGAACAACTAAAGTCTCTGATCATGGAACCTGACTTTCAGGATATTTTTGAACAGTTAACCGCTGACGAATCAAATTCTACCCGTTTTCTACTGAAAATGGAGCTAAACCGAATCTCATCTTTATGCACACGACTGATTGATTTACGCGACAAAACTGAATTACCTTGCGAAGAAATAGTCATTGCTAATCAAAAACATTTCCTAGATGCACCAGCAAAAGAGTCTTTATTACAAATACTGCCATTATATCGCAATAATTACACACTAGGCGTATATGAGCATGTTATTAAACTGCATAAGCGGCGTCGCCTTAGACTGAGAGAAAAAGTCTCTGACGAAGATACTAACCAAGAAAATCAATTTCTGGTGCCTGGAGTCGTGCTCGGGAGCTACTTTAATCGTAGTGAAGAACGAATGAATTATAGCATTCGAATCATGGTTTCTCAGCAAGGGCTAGCTGAAGATAATGGCGTTACGCTAGATTTATCCGTCGGCGGAGCTCGCATTAAATTGCCATTGAAACATGGCTTTGACCAAGACAAACCGTTGCGCGTAAAACTGCTTGAACTCAGTGATGAATATTATTTGGATGATTTACAGCAAGGTGTTGACTATCAAATAGTTGATATTCAAAACAAAGATGACAGTGCCATCTTTAGACTAAAAAGGCTCGGCGGCGGAGGGGCGTTAGATAGCTTGTTATCGCAGTTAATCCGCGGGCATAAATTCCGCTATAAAGTGGATGTTAATGATGTCATCGTTACCGCGACGGGATTAGGTTATGAGCGTCATTACCTGCCTTTATTGACGCATTTACCCTTGTTTGTTTCTTCGGTTGATAATAAACCACAGATAACTTATGAATTGCTGAGTCGAAGTAACCAATCTATCCAGCATTATTTTCAAGATGAAAATGAAATTAGCCAACTCCCAAGCCTTCTTAATACGAGTCGGTTAACTCAACTGATTAATCAAGCCGAAAACAATGACCATAGTTATTTATTTAGTTTTACTTATCATGCCAACGGTAAGTTACATTTTTATTCTGCTACCTTAGCGGAACTTAAATCCACTAAAAATATCCATTTATTTTTCGGTTTTGCTTCTAAAAAAGCCAGTTGGCGAGTGTTTAAAGTGATCACTCAAGTAATCGATCACAGTAAAAGCTACAAAACATCGACCCTCCCCGGAGATGATGCTCGTTATGCAGCCCTCACAGAACAACAATTAGCTCAATTTAGTCATACTTTACAACTTATTGATTTAACTAACGAGGAAGCTCGTAAGGACTATCAATGCTGGTTTGAGCAATCCGATGTCAATGCTTTAAAGGTTTTTGCGCAAACTAAGATCAAGCAACAAAACATCAAAAAGGTTTCAATGCCATTTAGTGAACGGCGCCATGAAGCCCGATTCTCTTTTAAAACCTTAATTACCATCCAGCAAGGTGATAAACAGACATCGGGTATCACTCATGATATTTCAAGTCGTGGTTTACAAATTATGTTAGAAAAGACCACCAACTTTGATGAACCGGGTGCCATAACATTATCATTTCCAAGACTTCAGGCCGCAGCGAATACAACGAATTTATCAAATTTACCATACCAATTAATACGCAGCCGAATGAATGGGCTGATTTTACATGTCAGTGCCATTATTGGTCACTCACCACATGAAGGTGTAACGTTTTTAAATAAGCTCATTGCTCACAATAAACAAAAACTCGAACAATTATCTGATAACGAAGGCCAAAAGAAAGAACTGGCTGACGGGATGAAAAATCTGTTAATGCGTCAATTACCTGGTGTACCCTATTTTATTGAAAAAACAGCCAAAACGGCAAAAATGGCATATATAGGTATTGGTACTACGTCCGATGAAATTAGTCATTTATTTGCTCAGGATAGTGATAAATTACTGCAATACAACTTAATGCCACTGTTAAAGAACAATGTATTAAAACAGCAAATTGTAGACCCGCTTAAACTGATGAAACCCACGCAAGATATGACCTTTTTTGAAGTATTTATTCAACTCACACGTCACCCTAGAGGCGCAGTGCAAATTCAATGTAAACTTAAATCTGAACTGATTAATAGAGAACAACAAATTGAATTTATTACTCAAAGTAAAAAAGCGGGTCGTTTTATGGCATTAAGAGTGTATGTAGGAGCAACTGACAAGCCCGATATGAGTTATATTCGACGCGAGCTAGAGTATATTCATATTCATGCAAATCATCGAGCTAAGCAATTGGAAGAGCAGTTATGGAAAGTCATTGGCTCTGGTGAGTTACTCGATATTACCGCAGAAGTTGAATTTCGCTTTCCAAGTGTCATGACGCTAACCTAA
- a CDS encoding alpha/beta fold hydrolase, whose translation MTKDIFQDSLYIPYRDGSLHLRHIRPTTLTPLGIPILMLHGAMSNGRVFYSDTGRGLGCFLAKAGFDVYVMDTAGRGLSKPVIDRHFSLGQGEVIREQLPLVQHFITKRHPLVNKVHWCAHSWGGVLMASSLARYTHLQSSVASLLTFGSKRTIKVKSFKKWLMVDFFWNRFAPLYIAKQGYFDASRLRVGMDNESRASLLQTIDWVKGDWIDHDDHFHYAQAATKALWPPAWFIAGKNDHVLGNPSDVRDMIDECGFTQIKYTLLAKEKGNLMDYNHAGMLTERQAEQDHFVQIKQWYLGLAEH comes from the coding sequence TTGACTAAAGATATCTTCCAAGATTCTCTCTATATTCCATACCGTGATGGTTCATTACATCTTCGGCATATTCGTCCTACGACATTAACACCTCTGGGGATCCCCATTTTGATGTTGCATGGTGCTATGTCAAATGGGAGGGTATTTTACAGTGACACAGGGCGCGGTCTAGGGTGTTTTTTGGCTAAGGCTGGTTTTGATGTTTATGTTATGGATACCGCAGGGCGTGGCTTGAGTAAGCCTGTTATTGATCGTCATTTTTCTTTGGGTCAAGGTGAAGTCATTCGTGAACAATTGCCTTTAGTACAACATTTTATTACCAAGCGTCACCCTTTGGTGAATAAAGTACATTGGTGTGCACATTCATGGGGAGGGGTATTAATGGCCAGCAGTTTGGCTCGTTATACTCATTTACAATCCAGTGTTGCATCACTATTAACTTTTGGCTCTAAACGCACTATCAAGGTGAAGTCATTTAAGAAATGGTTAATGGTAGATTTTTTCTGGAATCGTTTTGCGCCATTGTATATAGCCAAACAAGGCTACTTTGATGCCAGTCGGCTTCGTGTCGGTATGGACAATGAAAGCCGTGCATCTTTATTGCAAACCATTGATTGGGTTAAGGGGGATTGGATTGATCATGACGATCATTTTCACTATGCCCAAGCTGCAACAAAAGCACTATGGCCACCGGCTTGGTTCATTGCGGGGAAAAATGATCATGTTTTAGGCAATCCATCAGATGTACGCGATATGATCGATGAATGTGGTTTTACCCAGATTAAGTACACATTGCTCGCTAAAGAAAAGGGTAATTTAATGGATTATAATCACGCAGGTATGTTGACAGAACGACAGGCAGAGCAAGATCATTTTGTACAAATTAAACAATGGTATTTGGGCCTAGCAGAGCATTGA
- the serB gene encoding phosphoserine phosphatase SerB, protein MLKQDDNVLLNWLFSGSCETYQHLSCVLYRYRESDYLNNLQAHLSYRCRVIFSVECSTEIESWLSSIPTNAHIAKLDRQNDLLGFELAAQVANDQWIASFPTNIAAEIVLVQQPLARLNQPGLLVMDMDSTAIEIECIDELAFMAGVGEEVAAVTASAMRGELDFEQSLRQRVSKLAGADAAIIQQLCDTLPLMSGLEAMLAELKTHQWKLVVASGGFTPFVDHLKTLLNLDAAFANELVIVDGKLSGEVTGDVVDAQYKANVVNQCAEQWSIASGQRVAIGDGANDIAMIQAADLGLAFHAKPKLIAAADASIQHVDLRALVFCLQL, encoded by the coding sequence ATGCTTAAACAAGATGATAATGTTTTACTAAATTGGTTATTTTCAGGTAGTTGTGAGACATATCAACATCTAAGCTGTGTGTTATATCGTTATCGAGAGTCAGATTATTTGAATAATTTGCAAGCTCATTTATCGTACCGTTGTCGAGTGATTTTTAGTGTTGAATGCTCAACTGAAATTGAGTCTTGGTTATCCTCTATTCCAACGAATGCCCATATTGCAAAGCTTGACAGGCAGAATGATTTATTAGGTTTTGAATTGGCGGCCCAAGTAGCGAATGATCAATGGATAGCGTCATTCCCAACGAATATAGCTGCTGAAATTGTGCTTGTTCAACAACCTTTAGCTCGCCTCAATCAACCGGGATTATTGGTGATGGATATGGATTCCACAGCGATTGAAATCGAATGTATTGACGAACTTGCCTTCATGGCTGGTGTTGGTGAAGAAGTTGCCGCCGTTACAGCAAGTGCAATGCGTGGTGAACTAGACTTTGAACAATCTTTAAGACAACGTGTCAGCAAGCTTGCTGGAGCCGATGCGGCGATTATTCAACAATTATGCGATACCTTACCCTTAATGTCTGGTCTTGAAGCGATGTTAGCCGAATTAAAAACGCATCAATGGAAGTTAGTAGTCGCTTCCGGTGGCTTTACACCATTTGTGGACCATTTAAAGACATTATTGAATTTAGACGCCGCGTTTGCCAATGAACTGGTTATTGTTGATGGTAAGCTCAGCGGTGAAGTGACCGGTGATGTCGTGGATGCTCAATACAAAGCTAACGTAGTGAATCAGTGTGCTGAACAATGGTCTATTGCATCTGGCCAACGAGTGGCAATTGGTGATGGTGCCAATGACATTGCGATGATCCAGGCCGCTGATTTAGGATTGGCATTTCATGCTAAGCCTAAATTAATTGCCGCCGCAGATGCTTCAATACAACATGTCGATTTACGTGCTTTGGTTTTTTGCTTACAGCTATAA
- a CDS encoding AhpA/YtjB family protein: MIFIKGLKKRQKVSRIVQIIVAIVLILGLIQLWQSSLRNGQKLLNSQTKVMARLLAQQAANGAAPAMFLQNDEQLQWLASALAADPKVMSVNIYNSQGVRLAFAQSVSYENLEADSETLKGLLKPYPPLIENVIQDNNNLGYVEVRLNLDIFFDEIKVLYEQNMQLQQMMLVVAGFIGLLLSRALSFKRADFDRRKTRLKLHKKTKKRSFTPSSATDIDTDSKK, from the coding sequence GTGATTTTTATTAAAGGCCTTAAAAAAAGACAAAAAGTCAGCAGAATTGTGCAAATCATTGTAGCAATAGTACTGATATTAGGTCTAATACAATTGTGGCAATCGAGTTTACGTAATGGCCAGAAATTATTAAATTCACAGACAAAAGTGATGGCTCGACTGTTAGCACAACAAGCTGCTAATGGTGCTGCACCAGCAATGTTTTTGCAAAATGATGAACAACTTCAATGGTTAGCATCTGCACTAGCAGCGGATCCTAAAGTGATGTCGGTGAATATCTATAATTCGCAAGGTGTCAGATTGGCTTTTGCACAAAGTGTGTCATATGAAAACTTAGAAGCAGATTCAGAAACATTAAAAGGTTTGTTAAAACCGTATCCTCCATTAATTGAAAACGTGATTCAAGATAATAATAATTTAGGTTACGTGGAAGTACGTTTAAATCTGGATATATTTTTTGATGAAATAAAAGTGTTGTATGAACAAAATATGCAATTACAACAGATGATGTTGGTTGTAGCTGGCTTTATTGGTTTATTACTCTCTCGCGCATTATCATTTAAACGAGCAGATTTTGATCGTCGAAAAACACGACTCAAATTACATAAAAAGACCAAAAAGAGGTCATTTACTCCTTCCTCTGCAACAGATATAGATACAGATAGCAAAAAATAA
- the deoD gene encoding purine-nucleoside phosphorylase, with translation MATPHINAVEGAFGDTVLFPGDPLRAKYIAETFLENVEQVTDVRNMLGFTGTYKGKRISVMGSGMGIPSCSIYAHELIKDYGVKNLIRVGTCGAISTDVKVRDVIIGMGACTDSRVNRLRFKDNDFAAIADYSLLSAVVDSAKKHGTKIRVGNVFSADLFYTPDPQMFDVMEKMGVLGVEMEAAGLYGVAHELGAKALCVVTVSDHIRTGEKTTSDERQTTFSDMIVMTLDAALTL, from the coding sequence ATGGCTACACCACATATTAATGCTGTTGAAGGTGCTTTTGGCGACACTGTACTTTTCCCAGGAGATCCATTACGTGCAAAATACATTGCAGAAACATTTCTAGAAAATGTTGAGCAAGTAACAGATGTTCGTAACATGCTTGGTTTTACTGGTACTTATAAAGGTAAGCGTATTTCGGTTATGGGTTCAGGTATGGGAATTCCATCTTGTTCAATTTATGCTCATGAATTAATCAAAGATTATGGCGTTAAAAACCTAATCCGTGTTGGTACTTGTGGTGCTATTAGCACTGATGTAAAAGTGCGTGATGTGATTATTGGTATGGGTGCATGTACAGACTCACGCGTGAATCGTTTACGTTTTAAAGATAACGATTTTGCTGCTATTGCTGATTACAGCTTATTAAGCGCAGTCGTTGATTCAGCTAAAAAACATGGAACGAAGATCCGTGTTGGTAACGTTTTTTCTGCTGATTTATTCTACACTCCAGATCCTCAAATGTTTGATGTGATGGAAAAGATGGGTGTTTTAGGCGTCGAAATGGAAGCTGCTGGCTTGTATGGTGTTGCACATGAGTTAGGTGCAAAAGCCTTGTGTGTCGTGACTGTATCTGACCATATTCGTACTGGTGAAAAAACCACTTCTGATGAGCGTCAAACCACATTCAGCGACATGATAGTTATGACTTTAGATGCAGCATTAACACTGTAA
- a CDS encoding phosphopentomutase, whose product MKRTFILMLDSFGVGAATDADKFGDVGSDTFGHIAQACAEGKADIGRQGPLKLPNLARLGLGHAGFESTGQFAAGFGDNVELIGAYGHADELSSGKDTPSGHWEMAGVPVLYEWGYFSDLTNSFPKELTDKILKRAGLDGFLGNSHASGTKILEELGEEHMKTGKPIFYTSADSVFQIACHEESFGLENLYNLCKIAREELEPYNIGRVIARPFVGTGAIDFARTGNRHDYAVLPPAPTVLDKMKDAGGEVVSIGKIADIYAHSGITQKFKATGLEELFDETLAQIKRAGDNTIVFTNFVDFDSHYGHRRDTAGYAKALEYFDSRLPELFAALEPDDLVLFTADHGCDPTWVGTEHTRERVPVLAYGAGLPAGSLGRRKSFADIGQSIASYFKLEPMNYGESFIN is encoded by the coding sequence ATGAAACGAACTTTTATTTTAATGCTCGACTCTTTTGGTGTCGGTGCAGCCACCGATGCAGATAAGTTTGGTGATGTCGGTTCTGATACTTTCGGCCACATTGCGCAGGCGTGTGCGGAAGGTAAAGCGGATATTGGCCGACAAGGGCCTTTAAAATTACCTAATCTTGCTCGATTAGGTTTAGGTCACGCAGGCTTTGAAAGTACGGGTCAATTTGCTGCTGGTTTTGGTGATAATGTTGAGCTTATTGGTGCTTATGGTCATGCTGATGAATTAAGCTCTGGCAAAGATACACCAAGTGGTCATTGGGAAATGGCTGGTGTACCCGTTTTATATGAATGGGGATATTTCAGCGATTTAACCAATTCATTTCCTAAAGAATTAACCGATAAAATCCTAAAACGCGCCGGATTAGACGGCTTCTTAGGTAACAGCCATGCTTCAGGCACTAAAATTCTTGAAGAATTAGGCGAAGAGCACATGAAAACAGGCAAGCCTATTTTTTACACTTCTGCCGATTCGGTATTTCAAATAGCTTGTCATGAAGAATCATTTGGCCTAGAAAATCTATACAATTTATGCAAAATCGCTCGTGAAGAGTTAGAGCCTTATAATATTGGCCGTGTTATTGCGCGCCCGTTTGTAGGGACTGGAGCGATAGATTTTGCGCGTACAGGCAATCGTCATGATTACGCGGTATTACCGCCAGCACCAACAGTGCTCGATAAAATGAAAGATGCTGGTGGTGAAGTGGTGAGTATTGGTAAAATTGCCGATATTTATGCTCATAGTGGTATTACTCAAAAGTTTAAAGCCACGGGTCTTGAAGAGCTATTTGATGAAACCTTAGCGCAAATTAAGCGTGCGGGTGATAACACTATTGTATTTACTAACTTTGTTGATTTTGACTCACATTATGGTCATCGTCGTGACACTGCTGGTTATGCTAAAGCTCTTGAATATTTTGATTCTCGTTTACCTGAGTTATTTGCGGCTTTAGAGCCAGATGACCTTGTTTTATTTACAGCAGATCATGGTTGTGATCCTACCTGGGTGGGTACTGAGCATACTCGTGAACGCGTACCAGTTTTAGCTTATGGTGCTGGTTTACCTGCGGGTTCATTAGGTCGCCGTAAGTCTTTTGCTGATATTGGTCAGTCTATTGCGAGTTATTTTAAGTTAGAACCAATGAATTATGGTGAATCTTTTATTAATTAG